The Fibrobacter sp. UWB5 genomic sequence AGAATAAGAGACGAATCTCAAAATTTCCGGTCGCTCCGCACCGTTCGGTACGGGGCTATGTCACGGAAAATGATAGTAAAAAAAACAAAGAATAAGGCGATTAGAACCAGAAATAGATTGGTTTGCCCATTTCCTTCGCCTTGCGTAACGCTTGCATCAGTTTTTCAAACGCTGCTTTCTCCAGTTCTCCGGTTTTCTTGTTCCGAAAATTTTCGGCGATGGCGATAGCCGCGTCGACCTTGCCTGCAGGAAGCTCTTCGTTTTCGTAACGGTCGATAAGCGTTTCCAATTTCTCGTTGAATGCGCTATAGATGTCCCATAAGGTCTCGTTTTCCTTTTTGAACATTTTGAACTGCACAAAATGGTGCAACTGGCGGTGTTCCGGATCAGTATTTATATATATGGTCCAGTCATCATTCAAGTCGTGAATTGGGATAAAGATTTCGTCGTAGCGTTCCATTACATTTCGCTCCTGTATTTAATCCTGAAATGAGTTAATGCTTCACGCTCGGCTTTGGACCGACCATGCTGTTTGCCATTCGCGTCAATATAATTTCGCACATCTTTACCATGTATGTCAAGATACAAATTATATGGAACACTTTTATCCTGCAATCGCAGATAACCTCCACCGATATCGGCTACTACAGAAATTTTCGTCTTTTCGTTATCCCACTCGACCTTGTTGCCATGAACCTCCGCATGGGCACTGGGCGCAAATTGATCAATGACATTGTTGATGTTAACCGAGGTCCATTCTTCAGAATGGGCTATATTCCTTTTCTTGCCTTGCATGATTTTTTCCATTAATTCGGCGTCATGTTTAGCGATTTCCTTCTGGGTATCAACCGATGAAGAGTATACATCTTTTGAGTCCATTATATTTCCCTCCTTTGGGCAGATTGTGCATAGCTCCGAGTTCGATAATCTGTAACGACGTTATAGTCAACGCCTTGTTTCACCATCATTCGTTCGCATTCTTCTCTAAGTGGGCCATAGATTGTTAAATGCGAAGGTCTTGTAATCAAAAGTTTGGTCTTGAAGATGAATTCGTGTAGAGGCGTCATTCTTTTTGAGCATCCCAGCGTTCCCACAACATAGGGAATATTCTTCGGATAGGATTCCAGTGCAAATACAGTCTGCAAATCCCCTATTCTGAAATTGGGAATTATCTTTTGGCCCGACAAAGCGACAAATGCTGTAGCAAGCTGGGAAAGCCATATGTTGAACTTTTGCCGTTGGAAAGACCATCTTATTCTAGGACTTAAGTCAAATCCACCGAAGCCTTTAAATTTTCCATATAATTTAATTTCGTCAAGAATGCAGCGAAGCCTTCTTTTTATCAAAACATCATCAGCGAACGAGCACAGCAAGCACTCGTTTGGATTCTTACAACAGCGAATCCTTTGGATTGGTTCGATGAGTGTAGGAGGTTCTTCAAGAATAACCTCCCTGGGAAATACGGGAAAACCGTATCGGTTAAATGGCCATTTTGCCATTTTTAGTTTTGAGCGTAGCAAAATTGCCAACTCGTATAGATTTTTTATTTTCATAAATAATCCTTTTAGGCCAGATTTTCCACTTCCACAATAGGCCTATAATTGTGAATAGGGAGTCGGCCCTTATTCAGCAACTTGCCACGAACATTTTCAATGAATAAAAAAGGCGTGGAGTCGAACAGCTTATCATCGCTGCGGGCTACCACACCCTTACCAATCAATAAGCACAAAACGACCCACGCCCCAAATTTGGACGTAAGCATTCGTCTTATTCTTGATTGGTTTGAAAGTGGTAGTTTCAGCGATAAGAATAAGAGACGTATCTCAAAATTTCCGGTCGCTCCGCACCATTCGGTACGGGGCTATGTCAATGGGAAATATATCATTTTTTCCCGAGAAAAGGAGGTTCCCCGCCTGCGCGGGGAAGGCAAAAGGGGTGTTTTTTTTGGTATGAAAATTATGGTGTTCCGTCTTTTAGGTTCTAGGTAAGGATGGCGGGCTTGCGGTTGACGGCGTGCGCAAACATTACAGACGCTAAATAAAAAACACCGGTAACCTTCCTGCAATCCGGCATCACCAGCCGGCGAGTGTTTTCCGATGCTTTGATATTAATATACATTTTTTTTAGCAAAAGTGAAGTCCCTTTGAAAAAACTTAAACGACTTTCACTATTTCAGCAATGTCAAGCCCTTGGTATGCTGTTTTACCAAGGAACCCTTCGTAATGGTGGTGATAATGACCGTAAAACCAAAGTGGTGGTTTGATGGCTTTTAAAACATAATCAAGATAGCGGCGGGATTCAACAACCTGTTGCCAAGTGCTTTCGCCCACATGTTTATCTCTTTCGAGCATGGGGGCAAAAGATAACGGAGCCTCATGCGACACGATGATATCGGCAGATTCCGGGAGGCCTTCTGTGATTTGCACGAGTGCTTCGTTTTGCCACCAAACACGCTTTGACGAGCCGTGTTTGATAAGCGATTCGTTTATTGTTCGGCGGGATTTTCGTGTGAGTGGGTCAATTAAATCGATATCCGTAGAAACGGCGCCACCGATGGGGTAAATGCGTTTGCCGCAAAGTTCAATCATTTTGTGATCGGGCAAAAAATGTAGGCGCTCGTAATCGTGCTGGCCGTCGAAAAACGCCGGGTCATCGTGATTTCCCCGAATGGTGTATAGGCAATTATCATTCGCTTCAAGTGCCGAGCGAATCTCGCGATACCGCACATCCATTGAATTCGGGCGGCCGAAACCGGCCCCGAAATCACCGACAACGAGAATATCTGCGCACCGGATTTTTAGCCGATGCAAAGCGTCGTGAACCAGGCGTTTTATTTCGCCATGAATGTCGCCACAAATGTACAGATGTCGGTCCATTACATCCCCAGCAGATTTGTGGCGAGTCTCACCATGGTTTCGCGTTCTTCGGGCTTGCTTTCGGCGATAAGCAGTGTGAGCGCCACCAGCGTTCCGTCAGCGATGTTCTTGGAACCGTCTGCTTTATAAAGCAGGCCGTTTCGCGATAAAAACCAAAGAAAAACGAAAGCCGCAATGCGCTTGTTGCCGTCGACAAAGGAATGGTTCTTGACTACCAAATAAAGGAGCATGGCCGCCTTGATTTCTGCGGTAGGGTAAAGTTCCTTGCCGCCGAAAGTCTGGTAGATTTGCCCTAGCGAGCTCTTGAACGAGGCGTCCTTTTCTGTGCCGAAGATATCGCTGTCGTTGAACATTTCCTTGAGAACGGCGATTGCTTCCATCGCCTCTTCGTAAGTAATGCGTTCGCCCGCATTCACGGCAGTGCTCTTGGGGTAAGCGAGTTGTTCGTGGTCATAACGATCAAGCGTTTCTAACGCCGGCCTAAAATCTGCGATAACCGTCTGCAAAGCCAATGTCTCTTGTGTATTCATTTTATGCCCCATTTCAAATTAATGTATCATGTAAATATAACTGCGACATGCGACAAATGTTGCCGCACGCGCTAGAAGACGTTTTAGCTGCCATTTTTAGCTGACTCCCCAAATTCCTTCAGCGTCAGCTCGTTAATCATCGTTTCGAGGTCGCATTTTTCCCCGTCGCCGTGGAAATCGGCACCTGGTTTGGGGTCCGCATACCCCCCTTTGGCGACCTTCTTTTCGTATTCCACCTCGGCAAGCGTCCACTTGGCGATAATGTCCTTCGCGACCCTCTCAATGTCTTCGCAAAGCTTGCCCTGCAAAAACCAGTAATACTTGCCAAAACTGCGGTTGGCGACATGGGGCTCGCTCTTGCATATGGGGCAGTATGCGGTTGCCTGGGAACCGCCCGAAAGCGGAGACCCGGCAAAGCTACGGATGACTGCCGTGCCCCCGCACTTGCAATTCACCTTGAACTGGTCGGTGTCCCAGACGCGGAGGAGGGTCGCCAGCTTGAGATTGATGGTAACGAAAGTGCCTGCAAAGCTGAACCACTTTGCTGTACTCAGGGGGCCGACATAGAGCCCGCCGCCCTTGATTGCGTAATGTACATCCATGTTGGCGTAACGCGGGGTCGCAAGGATTTCGTCCTTGTGGCGCAAAATCAGGTCCAGCTTGTCGTAAAACAGCTTCTTTTTGCGCTCAAACCTTTTTTCTTGGAGTTTGCGCAGTTCCTCCTGTTCGCGGTTTTCTTGTTCCATTTCGTCGCTAATCAGCTTCAGGCCGGCAGCCTGTCGCTTGCACATAGAGGCGAAAGATTCGCGCTTGTTGTTCGGTTCCTGCAGGAACGGCGGGAAGGGTTTTGTATCGTCAATATGGATAGCCATAATGTGTCTCCTTGTTTGTTGTTGCTTGCCTATATATCGTTTTATTATGCATAAATGTAAATACATGCATAAATCTATTTAGAATATACAAAAATAGGCTGACAAAAAGTGTCAATCTGCCATTTTGCATTTTTCAACCTTGCGACGATATATGTCGTATAGAAGCATTATTATTGTCCATGAACGCTTAAAAAGGAGGTTTTTTATATATATTAAGTGATAGAGGTTATTTATGGCAGATATGACTCGTGGCGAACGTACGGTGCAGCTTTTTGCGCAGGTAATTTCGAATCCGACAAAAAAAAACAGCGTCGGCGACTTGATGGAATTGCTCAATATACCAGAAAGCGAACGACGCAATGTGCAGCGCGATATGCGCTTTTTGTCGGAGATGGATGCCGGGCGATATGTCCAGCAAGAAAGCGTCGGCCGTACTTTTTATTATAGGTCCGCTCTGCATAATGCCGACAGGCTTTTGTTCCCGAATTTCGAGAACACTATGCTGCATTTCGTATTCCTGCGCCGTATTGCAAACATTTATCCGGCTACGAGCGAAATTATTACGCAGCTGTTGGAGCGAATTGAAAACAGTCTCCCGCCCAAAGAGAAAAAGTCTATTCAACAGCTTGGTTCAGAACTGAACAGCAAGATTCTCTTTATGGGCACGCCGCCTGATTTTGATGAAGATTCCAGCGAAAAAATCCGCGTGATTTTGCAGGCCATTCACGATAACCGTAAAATCGAAGTGGAATACATGACGGAATCGTCTTGCAAAAAGTCCAAGCGCATTCCGCTGATGGTAATCATTTACCAGAATGATCTTTATGTAGTCTGCCAGTCAATACAGCATGAGGGCGACACCTACACGCTCAAATTCCGCAGAATCAAGAGTGTCAAGCTCTTGAAAGAAACCTACGTGAGCGAGCCCCAAATCCTTGATAAGTTGCGCAGGCAGGTCATGTCGGGCGCCGCCTTCTTAAGCGGCCAGGAGCCCAAACTCCAGGACATCGAAATTGAATTCGAAAGCCATGCAAAGCTCTTCTTGCAAGAAAACCCCTTCAACCGATCCATGCAAATCGGCAAAACCAAAGACGGAAAAATTACCGTCAAGATGAAAGCCGAATGCAACAGGATCCTTTTTAACTGGGTAGTCTCTTTTGCAGATGCCGCCCGCGTTATAAAGCCCGCTGGCCTCAAGACCATGCTGAGCGAATATGCCGATTATTTGAAAGAAATTTACGGGTAAGGGATTCTTTTCTCATATGGTACTTCCTATGCGGCTAAGGCGAGTCGGATTTCTTCGGCAAGATGGTTGCTGGAATCATCTTGAACGGCTTTTCTGATGGCTTTGAGCTGGTTGTAGATTGTGGCGCGGGTGCAGCCTGTCGCTTCGGCGACGGCTACGATTTCGCCCTTGTCCGTAGCCATGCAAGCCTCATGGTATTCCTTCAGGCATTTTTGAAGAGCCGGCTTTCCTTTGAGACGGTTCGTGATCTTCTTGAGAATCGCTCGATGGCCAATCTCTTTGTCGAAATCGGCCGCGTAGGCAGATTCCTTGATGTCGTCTACGCCGACAGCTTCGAAATGGGAACGCTGGGAGTTCCTGCGCTTTTCGCTTAAGGTGTGCCAGATGACATGCTGGATCATGTAACCTAGGAAATCGTCATTGCGAGTCGGGTCAAATTTTAAGATCTGACTGCGGAAAAGCAGAAAGATTTCGCCCATGATGGCGCGACGGCGTTCAGCAGAGGAAAGCCCGCGATACGAGAAATCGGACTGGCGGAAGCTTGCCTGGGAAACGGCAGCCGACAGGATTGCATCGCCATAGCAACTCCAAAGTTGGTCAATTGCTGTTTTTTTGCCGCTTTGGGCGAGACGGATAAGGAGTTCCGTATTAGTCATGGGCATAAGCTTCCTCATGAAATGAAAATTTGAGACGCGTGGAAACGTCCGGATAGGGACATCCGGGGAAAAGGGGACTTTTCACAAAAAAAGGCTAAAAATTAATGTGTTTTGTTAGAATAAGCCCCATTTTGCCGGGGGAGCAACAAAAAATGACCAAAAACTCTCATTCATCAGCGCCTCTAAATATAAATAAAAGTGGATGTCATAATATGACATTTTGAAACTTTATCGCCATACTATATTGTGGTTGTAAGAATTTTTTCGAAGTTGAATGTGCAAATGCTCGTTCAAATTCCCAATATCTTCATGAAGGACAAGGAATCGGTCATCCAATTCGTCGCGAATCATTTTGACCAGTTCTTTGCGATTTGCGAGATTCCCCATATCTTTAATACGGAAATCGATGGCCGCCCCGGTATAGTGCGCCGACTTTGCTGCATGCCCCTCATAGTCGTTTGCGCTAGTGATGAGTGGCTTAAAGTTGTCATTTTCGGCAATGTTGCAGTACGCCTGCACGACAACGGCAATGGCCGAATCAATTTCTGGACGTATGGGATCGAGGTTTACGCCCCATTTTTGCCTGGTCAGCGAGATAATCTTCTCGTGGAACTCTTGTTGGGCCGGATTGCGTGTTTTAAAGACCTGGCTTTCAATTTGCTCAATACTATTATGATAGACTGTCGTGGTCTCATTTTCACTGCCATCGGTACAGAAAAACAGCCCGAAAAGGCAAATTGCCCCTACGAAAAGAGCAACAGGCAACAATACTAAAGCGACCTTGATAACCAGCACCAAAAGTGCAATGGCAATCGCAATGACGGCCAAGCCGACGACAAGCATACCAATCATCTCAAACATATTGCATCCTCGTATAGGTTGTATCGCTAGGAGGTGCAAGAAATGTCAAGGGAGAAATAAGTTTTTTAGGGGTTTTTGACAAAAAAGCCTTGGCCTTGCGATAATGAGTATGGATTAACCAAGGAGTCGTCCAAATGAATCGTAACCACAGTGAAAATCTGTTCTTCCCATTGCTTGCCGCAACTGTCGCGCTGTTCCTTTCGAGCTGCAGTTCCGAATGTACCGACTGCATCGAGGCCGTCAAGTACCTGGATATGCCACAGGATGACGGATCGCTCAATTGCCTGTACTTCGGGGACTTTGAAAAATTCGTCTATAGCGCCTCACGCGGGGCTGAGTGCCCGGACACGCTGCTAATCAAGAAAGAATCCCTGCAATATAAGGGCATTGCAGGGCTAATAATGATTGACGAGGGCTTTGTTGTGCGAAAATAGGCGGAAAAACGGTGCTTTTGGTGAAAAAAGCTCGTTCGGGAGTTGTCCCGAACGAGCTTTGCTTTAAATAAATTGTTTAAACTAAATTTTTATGCAGCGGACAGAAAAACACCTTTCTGAATTAGAACGTCTCTCGATAAT encodes the following:
- a CDS encoding DUF4417 domain-containing protein, whose product is MKIKNLYELAILLRSKLKMAKWPFNRYGFPVFPREVILEEPPTLIEPIQRIRCCKNPNECLLCSFADDVLIKRRLRCILDEIKLYGKFKGFGGFDLSPRIRWSFQRQKFNIWLSQLATAFVALSGQKIIPNFRIGDLQTVFALESYPKNIPYVVGTLGCSKRMTPLHEFIFKTKLLITRPSHLTIYGPLREECERMMVKQGVDYNVVTDYRTRSYAQSAQRREI
- a CDS encoding metallophosphoesterase: MDRHLYICGDIHGEIKRLVHDALHRLKIRCADILVVGDFGAGFGRPNSMDVRYREIRSALEANDNCLYTIRGNHDDPAFFDGQHDYERLHFLPDHKMIELCGKRIYPIGGAVSTDIDLIDPLTRKSRRTINESLIKHGSSKRVWWQNEALVQITEGLPESADIIVSHEAPLSFAPMLERDKHVGESTWQQVVESRRYLDYVLKAIKPPLWFYGHYHHHYEGFLGKTAYQGLDIAEIVKVV
- a CDS encoding type II toxin-antitoxin system death-on-curing family toxin, with translation MNTQETLALQTVIADFRPALETLDRYDHEQLAYPKSTAVNAGERITYEEAMEAIAVLKEMFNDSDIFGTEKDASFKSSLGQIYQTFGGKELYPTAEIKAAMLLYLVVKNHSFVDGNKRIAAFVFLWFLSRNGLLYKADGSKNIADGTLVALTLLIAESKPEERETMVRLATNLLGM
- a CDS encoding YafY family protein; the protein is MADMTRGERTVQLFAQVISNPTKKNSVGDLMELLNIPESERRNVQRDMRFLSEMDAGRYVQQESVGRTFYYRSALHNADRLLFPNFENTMLHFVFLRRIANIYPATSEIITQLLERIENSLPPKEKKSIQQLGSELNSKILFMGTPPDFDEDSSEKIRVILQAIHDNRKIEVEYMTESSCKKSKRIPLMVIIYQNDLYVVCQSIQHEGDTYTLKFRRIKSVKLLKETYVSEPQILDKLRRQVMSGAAFLSGQEPKLQDIEIEFESHAKLFLQENPFNRSMQIGKTKDGKITVKMKAECNRILFNWVVSFADAARVIKPAGLKTMLSEYADYLKEIYG